A region from the Fusarium graminearum PH-1 chromosome 4, whole genome shotgun sequence genome encodes:
- a CDS encoding alpha-1,2 glucosyltransferase ALG10: protein MGSSSPAQTSNWYELFTGNWLSRPIRAVLVGALALPFVIWPRNQPQNSNPRLLAFFVYLLHLASIPWLYLVTKLVPEPYLDEIFHIPQAQKYCQGRFLEWDDKITTPPGLYLVSLITPGVVQRNGYLDYACSVQNLRAFNVFALAVLAYLALQCRREIEARLYEARFSTRLSNTSQYAVHTAFNIAFFPLLFFFSGLYYTDVASTAAVLVAFLNHLKRIGRDQNSVLSDLVTISLGVFTLFFRQTNVFWVVVFMGGLEAVHAVKTLRPERVDQPVILTLSEQLKHYAWRCSLGDVHDPPLHAMWPDDMIFCVLSLGIAALCNPIRVIRQIWPYITTLLLFGSFVAWNGGVVLVGDKSNHVATIHLPQMLYIWPFFAFFSLPLLIPYALPLANALRRLLYMKTSSWSISSSSNKSLSRKSSSKVSNSKGDVAVDAPGSEYPQPSKELQYFEVVFGSKIFLWPLYLLGTIIFSFGIVHYNTIIHPFTLADNRHYMFYVFRYTIRRAAWIRFALVIPYTVARWMTWGTMAGCSQWFMTMHGPACSAYSKGDGKSPFLNHPAFTNRGASPQQTDAAPPAEVKDLDANQQQELSQALKKDPLLASVEPATTSTGLIFLLATTLSLMTAPLVEPRYFIIPWVMWRLLVPAWKFHDHDSEGVAATLERHPKTKPLLLFLQRYDLRLILETFWFIVINAVTGYIFLTKPYVWKAEDGTVLDGGRLQRFMW, encoded by the exons ATGGGATCCTCGTCGCCAGCACAGACTTCAAACTGGTATGAGCTATTCACTGGCAATTGGCTCAGTCGACCAATACGCGCAGTGTTAGTCGGTGCCCTCGCTCTTCCTTTTGTTATCTGGCCTCGAAATCAACCTCAGAATTCGAATCCTCGACTAttggccttctttgtctATTTGCTTCATCTTGCTTCTATCCCCTGGCTATATCTCGTAACGAAGCTGGTCCCTGAACCCTACCTG GATGAGATCTTTCACATACCGCAGGCGCAGAAGTACTGCCAGGGTCGGTTTTTAGAATGGGATGACAAGATCACGACACCCCCAGGCCT TTATCTCGTCTCCCTGATTACTCCTGGAGTCGTCCAGCGAAATGGATATCTTGACTATGCCTGCAGCGTGCAGAATTTACGGGCCTTCAATGTCTTTGCACTGGCGGTCCTGGCCTACTTGGCTTTGCAGTGCCGTCGTGAGATCGAGGCACGGCTTTACGAAGCTCGCTTTTCTACCAGACTGAGCAATACTTCTCAGTATGCAGTCCACACTGCCTTTAATATTGCctttttccctcttcttttcttcttttccgGTCTGTACTACACCGATGTTGCCTCTACTGCAGCTGTCCTAGTCGCGTTTCTAAACCACTTGAAACGCATCGGACGAGATCAAAACTCGGTTCTCAGTGACCTGGTAACGATTTCTCTCGGTGTCTTTACACTCTTCTTTCGCCAAACAAACGTCTTCTGGGTGGTTGTGTTCATGGGTGGTTTGGAAGCTGTCCATGCCGTCAAGACTCTGAGACCAGAACGAGTTGACCAACCAGTCATCCTAACACTTTCCGAGCAACTAAAGCACTATGCTTGGAGATGTTCTCTTGGGGATGTTCACGACCCGCCACTACATGCAATGTGGCCGGATG ACATGATCTTTTGCGTACTGAGTCTGGGTATCGCGGCGCTCTGTAACCCGATTCGCGTCATTCGGCAGATATGGCCCTATATCACCACTCTTTTATTATTCGGATCCTTTGTTGCTTGGAATGGCGGTGTTGTGCTTG TAGGAGACAAGTCTAACCATGTTGCTACTATTCATCTTCCACAAATGCTCTACATCTGGcccttcttcgcctttttttctctacCGCTCCTCATTCCATACGCTCTCCCCTTGGCCAACGCCCTACGTCGCCTTCTCTACATGAAGACTTCGTCTTGGTCTATCTCGTCCTCATCCAACAAGTCTCTGTCTAGAAAATCTAGCAGCAAGGTCTCTAACTCTAAGGGGGATGTAGCAGTTGATGCGCCGGGCAGCGAATACCCGCAGCCGTCGAAGGAATTGCAATATTTCGAAGTGGTTTTCGGCAGCAAAATCTTCCTTTGGCCCCTTTATCTTCTTGGAACCATCATTTTCTCATTTGGCATCGTCCATTACAATACCATCATCCACCCATTTACTCTGGCTGACAACCGCCATTACATGTTCTACGTCTTTCGATACACCATCCGACGGGCTGCTTGGATTCGATTCGCCTTGGTCATTCCCTACACTGTGGCCCGTTGGATGACTTGGGGTACTATGGCTGGGTGTTCGCAGTGGTTTATGACTATGCATGGACCTGCGTGCTCTGCATATTCGAAAGGAGACGGAAAGTCCCCATTTCTCAACCATCCTGCCTTTACAAACCGCGGTGCATCGCCGCAACAAACTGATGCTGCACCTCCTGCCGAGGTCAAAGATCTAGATGcaaaccaacagcaagaactAAGCCAAGCGTTAAAGAAGGATCCTCTATTAGCCTCCGTCGAACCAGCTACTACCTCAACGGgtctcatcttcttgcttgcCACAACCCTGTCGCTCATGACAGCTCCTCTGGTTGAACCACGGTATTTCATCATCCCCTGGGTGATGTGGAGATTGCTTGTACCTGCTTGGAAATTCCATGACCATGACTCTGAAGGTGTTGCTGCTACCCTGGAGAGACACCCAAAGACCAaacccttgctcttgttcctcCAGCGCTATGATCTGCGTCTTATACTCGAGACGTTTTGGTTTATCGTGATCAATGCAGTAACGGGGTACATTTTCCTCACTAAACCGTACGTGTGGAAAGCAGAGGATGGCACTGTACTGGATGGTGGTCGACTCCAGCGGTTTATGTGGTAG